In Pirellulales bacterium, the genomic window ATGCTGCAAACAGGCGAAATGTCCCGCTACCAGGCCCGCATCCTGCTGGCCGGCAAGCCGGGACCATTTGCCTACGGCGATTATCTCGTCGTCGATCGCCTGGAAATCCCCGGGCTATCGGGTTTGTTTCGTGCCGTACACCGCCCGACGAAGATTAAAGTCACGCTGTCGTTTCTCAGCGGCGCACTGGCTGGGCCGGCTGTGCTGGAACAGTTGACGCGCGAGGCGGCGACGGCCGCGATGATCTCGCGCCATAAATGTGGCCCGTATTTGACGCATTGCCACGGCCTGGTCGACCTGGGCGCGTTCAAGTTCCTGGTCGTCGAAGAATTGCCCTCTGCGACCTTGGCCGATCGGTTGGCAGGAGGCAAAAAGCTGCCGCCCAAGGAAGCTGCGCGCATCGGCTGCCAGGTGCTGCTGGGTTTGATCGCATTTGGCGAAGCCCACGTGGGCCACGGAGCCGTGCGGCCGGGGCGCATCTGGCTTGCGCCGGATGGAACGGCCCGGCTGGCAACGTTTCCGCTCGTGCGCGATCCATTGGCGATTATCGGCGCCCAGGCGACGATCGAGCTGGAAGATGCCGCCGTCAATTATTGCGCCCCCGAGTGCATCAATGGCGAAGCGGCTAATTACAACAGCGACCTCTACAGTCTGGGCTGCGTGTTCTATGAAATGCTCAGTGGTCGCGTGCCGTTTCCATCGGGCGACCGACAGCGGCGTCTCGAACAGCATCGCACCGCGACACCGCAACCCCTCGATGAGACCAACCCGGCGATTCCCAAGAAGCTCTCCCAGTTAATAGCGATCCTGCTATCGAAAAAAACCGACGAGCGCGGCAAAGCGATGCCGTTTTTGCTCAAGGAGTTCGGCGCGGGCGCCAACTCCGGGCGCGTGCCGCCGGCGCGCGCTGAGCTCGACACGTGGCTGGCTGAACATGGCGAGGTCCCGGCTTCGCCGCCGTCGGATGCAGCGGTCGTGCCGATGTTGTTTAATCCGCACGAGAGCACATTAGCGCCCGGGCCGGGTCGACAAAAGCGCTCGCAGCGCAGCCGCTTGCCGATGATCGCCGGCATCGCAGCGGCGCTGCTGTTGGTTGCGGGCGGCGTGGCGTTTTACCTGAATTCCGGCACTCGCGCGCCGCAAAGAATCACGCCGCTGCCGATGGGCGTGCCTCCAGCAGCAGAGACCGCAGGCGCGCCCTCTGGCGAAGGCACGCCTGCTGAGGGCGAATCGCCAGCGCATGTTGCCGAAGCGACGGCAACCGATACGGCGCACATTGCGGTCGAGAAGTCCGGCGCTGAACCATCCGCCTCGGGCGGCGCCGGTGAATTGATCACGGCGCTCGACGGAACGATGTGGGCCTCGCCGACGCACGGTGCGCCGCTCGACTTGAAATACCTCGCGCCCGGCGCGGAAGTGATTATTGCCCTGCGGCCGGCGCAATTCGCCAGCCGCACGGAAACAGAGAAGCTGCTTGATCCACGCACGCTGGGACTTTTGGGCGAGTTTGTTGCCCAGCAGTTGCCGGCGCTGGCCGCCGCGCCGTTGGCGGAAATCGACGCGGCAGTGATCGGTGTATTGGATAGTGCCACGGGCGCGCCGCGATTGTCGCTGGTGATCACGCGTCACGAGCCGGCGACCGCCGACGAATTGCTCAAGGCCTGGGGCAATCCCGCCGCGCAGGAAAAAGATGGCGTCACCT contains:
- a CDS encoding protein kinase gives rise to the protein MALSIQEFWQLVVASGLHDEENCRRLADGFSKARESGAIERTVSLPEWMLQTGEMSRYQARILLAGKPGPFAYGDYLVVDRLEIPGLSGLFRAVHRPTKIKVTLSFLSGALAGPAVLEQLTREAATAAMISRHKCGPYLTHCHGLVDLGAFKFLVVEELPSATLADRLAGGKKLPPKEAARIGCQVLLGLIAFGEAHVGHGAVRPGRIWLAPDGTARLATFPLVRDPLAIIGAQATIELEDAAVNYCAPECINGEAANYNSDLYSLGCVFYEMLSGRVPFPSGDRQRRLEQHRTATPQPLDETNPAIPKKLSQLIAILLSKKTDERGKAMPFLLKEFGAGANSGRVPPARAELDTWLAEHGEVPASPPSDAAVVPMLFNPHESTLAPGPGRQKRSQRSRLPMIAGIAAALLLVAGGVAFYLNSGTRAPQRITPLPMGVPPAAETAGAPSGEGTPAEGESPAHVAEATATDTAHIAVEKSGAEPSASGGAGELITALDGTMWASPTHGAPLDLKYLAPGAEVIIALRPAQFASRTETEKLLDPRTLGLLGEFVAQQLPALAAAPLAEIDAAVIGVLDSATGAPRLSLVITRHEPATADELLKAWGNPAAQEKDGVTFYREKDRAFWLPGEADAAGKTLVIGPADLIVEEVIPAGDAAPALSRDLEELLATSDRDRDLTILASPGILQTASGEWFPGNTSRLRGALDWFLSGHESDVTAGERPAESSSQDPAAGARSMDMSSHGLPQSVLASAHLSEADLFLELRASVAANQSATNLARAFGDRVSRLPKRTSEYIRALDLSDYSRDVLFGYPLMIEQLGKHTVVGTAGRQVVLRAYLPSVAAHNLALGVNLALAERLRSGGASAPRQATTAKPSTSEPLAQRLDRKMSLVFDRATLEKALQTVGEEIGTEVVILGADLQLEGITKNQSFGLQERDQTAREILQKIMRRANPDGKLIYVIRGGGAGNGETLVITTRASARQRGEAVPAELAEQP